The following nucleotide sequence is from Bacteroidota bacterium.
AACGTTGCAACCGTAGACGTACGTGAAATACGCTTCGCCTTGTCCCTTTTGTTCATCCCAAGATGTTTTGGGAGATTTGAACCAGCCGAAGCCGAACATCGGCTTACCGCGTTTGAAGGTTTCGGCGGCGAGTTCGGTGAATGATGCGAGCCGCTGACAGCGCTTGTTGGTCGAGTCTCCCGACTCGACTCCCGGCGGGACGGGAGTCCCGCACAACGTGTGAACTAAATAATTCTCTCTCAAATCCAACTCGTCCGCAGGTATACGCGTCATCTTCGCTCCAACATCCAGTAGTGTTGCCCGAACAATCTCCGCTGCACGCTTTGCCGCCGAACCTCCCATAATTGTTCCCCGGGAAGCCACTGTGGGTCCTGAATCGGGAACGCGGCTTGTGTTGGTGTTGAGAAACTGAATCCGGTCGAGCGTAATTCCCAAAACCTCAGCGACGATGTGCGACATTGAAGACTGGGCGCCTTGTCCCATATCGGTGATGCCGGATGAGACAATGACACTGCCATCGGTTTGTACTGAGACGATGGTGCCTGCTGCATCAGTTCCTTCGGCGCCGAGAGACACGCCGCGGTAGCTGCACGCGAGACCGATGCCTTTCTTTGTTGGGGATGAGTGTTGATGGCGGAATTCATTCCATTTTCTTTGGAAGTCACTTGTATCCGCAGCTTTCGTTAGTGCTTCTTTCAGACTGACGTTGTGCTCGAGTTTCTGTCCCGTTGCAGTAACGGCCCCCTCCGCGAATCCATTCTGCAAGCGAATTTCAAGAGGGTTCTTACCGACCTTCTCTGCAAGCTCATCCATCATCGACTCGATGGCGAAGTTGATTTGCGGCGAGCCGAAGCCGCGCATGGCGCCTGTGTAGTTGTTGTTTGTGTACACGGCGTAGACGTCCGTCTTCACGTTCCCGCAATAGTACGGTCCTGTTGCCTGCACGACCGAACGCCACGTAACAAACGGGCTCATCGAAGCATAGGCGCCGCCATCCGCAATACAGCGTTGTTCCATAGCCGTGATGCTTCCGTCCTTCTTCGCTCCCCATTTGTAGTACATGATGTACAGATGCCGCTTGTAGCTTTCGAGCATTGACTCTTCACGGGAGTTCATCATTTTGACGGGTCTGCCGGTTTTCAATGCCAGCAACGCCGCCCTGCAAGACATTGCCGTCATTACTTCGTCCTTGCCGCCGAATGAACCGCCGAGCGTTGCTTGAATAAGCTGGACTTTGTTGAGGTCGAGATTCATCGCTGCGGCAACCGACCGGCGTGACGAGAAGAGATTCTGTATTGATCCGGTAATTCTCACGCCGCCATGTTCGGAAGGTTCTGCAAGGACGGCTTCCGGCTCGAGGTACGAGTGTTCAATGAACTGAGTCTTGAACTTCCTTTCGATGATGAAATCAGCTTCGGCAAATCCCTTTTCAGTATCTCCCTTTCGGACTTTGTGATGAACGAAGGTGTTGCTGAATTCGTATTCGGGAGAATCGTCATGAATGCCGGGTGAGTCGGGCTGCATCGCAGCCTCAGGGTCGCTCAGAACCGGGAGCGGCTCGTAGTCAACATCAATAAGGGCGATAGCCTCCTCAGCGATCTCTTTTGAGACTGCGGCAACAAGGGCAACGCCGTCGCCAAGATAACGAACCCTCTCTTCGGCCAGAATCGCCTGGTTCTTCACAACAATGCCGAACACCTTGCTGCCGGGAATGTCCTTTGCCGTCAACACCGCCTCAACGCCGGGCAGTTGTTCGGCCTTTGTTGTATCGATACGCAGGATGTTGGCATGCGGATACTTTGCACGCAGCACTTTGCCGTACAGTTGATGTGCAACGTTGTAATCTTCGGCGAACTTCGCCCTGCCTGTTACTTTGCCCCATGCGTCAACGCGACGTTGTTGAGTGCCCACTATGTTGTGTTCTTTTTCCACTACCGTTTCATAACTCTTTTCCAAAGCCTCGCCGCAACTTTTGCAGCCTCACCCGTTATTGCCGCTTCGTTAGTTCCAACCGATTGACGATTGAACATCCTCCATTTCCCGTGGACCATAGTGTGAGCGACCATCCCTGAATTCATTCCGAACAGAAAATGTCCGATGAGATTTGTCTTGGTTAAAGGAGTAGGGGGAGAATAGTCGAGCACAATCAAATCCGCTGCCGAACCGACAGCGAGAGTTCCGAATTCTTGCTGAAAGAAGGATCCTGCGAGACGTTGTCCGGCCTGAAGCATGTCCGGGAGTCGGGCGAAAGCCACCCGGTGGTCCGACTCTTGATTGCGGAAGAAACCGAGCTTGCATTCCTCAAACATATCGGCTGGAAAACCGTCCGTGCCGAGTGCAGAGCTTGCACTGAACCATTGCAACGGTGCATGGCCGACGGCGTTATTCATATTTGAACGGGGATTGTGAACGAGCCACGCGCCGGAAGCTTCAACTCTCCCCAATTCGGATTTGGCAAGATGCACACCGTGGGCAAGAATTGATTTGTGTGAAAGAATGCCGGACTTCTCCAGTCTCCTCACGAGGTTTGCGCCCCGTTGTTTCACCGAATCACGAACATCGGCTTTGTCTTCGGCAACATGAATGTGCACGCCGCACTCATACATTCGCGACAAATGACCGAGCGCCTGCATCGTATCATCATTCAGAGTGAAGGATGCATGGGCGCCGATCGTTCCACGGACCATTGGATTATGGAGATTCTCCGACGCAAAACGTTCGTTCTCATCGAGTCCGGCGTCTCTTCTTCTGCGTCCTCCTCGATCAGTCGTTTCGTAGCACAAAACACCCCGCAATCCGGTTTCGCTCATCGCCTTTTTGATGACATCCAGGGAGCCGACGATCTCGTTCGGCGAAGCATGATGGTCGATGAGGGTTGTCGTTCCGTGTTTAATTGCTTCGATGCTTCCGACAAGGGCGCTATAGTAAATGCTTTCCTCATCCAACGATTCATCCAACTTCCACCAGATCTTCCTGAGAATGTCAAGAAAGTTTTTGGGAGATTGTCTTGGAGCAGACATTCCTCTTGCCAACGCTGAATACAAATGTGTGTGCGCATTCACCATCCCCGGCATGATGAACTTGCCCGAAAGGTCAACTATTTCTTCTCCTTTCAGCGGACGAAGTATGTTCGCTTTTGCTACGATGCTTCCGTCAAGAACGCGCAAATCCACGCGTTCAATGCGGGAAGGAGAGAGAATGAGAGCTATTCCGTTTTTGAGCAGCATCTCAAGAAAATTTTCGTGTCTTCGTGGTTTTCTTCTATTTGCGCAACACCTTTTGCAGGGCTTCCAGCTCCGGCTCAACAACAATCGCTTGCCCCGCAGCTTTCTTCGCCGAATGAATGTCCTTCAGGCCGTTGCCTGTAATCACCGCAACCGCCGATTCGGCTGGCTTTACAATTCCTGTGGAGATGGCCTTCTTCAGTCCCGCAACGCCTGCAACTCCGGCTGGCTCGCCGAATACGCCGCCGAGGCGGGCGGTGATTCGCATCGCGTCAAGAATCTCCTCATCTGAAACGGAAATCATGTCGCCGTGCGATGCTTTGATTTGACGGATCGCTCGGCGCCAATTTCTCGGCGTGCCGACGGCGATGCTGTCGGCAACTGTGTCGGTTCCGGTGGGAGCTAATTCCTTTCCGCTTCTGAATGCTTCCAGAACAGGCTTTGCTCCTTCCGCCTGGACACCAAGCAATCGTGGAACTCGATCAATAATGCCGAGCTGCTTCATTTCCTGCAAGCCCTTTCCGATGCCGCCGATTGTGCATCCATCTCCAACGGAAACGACAACCCAGTGGGGCATATTGTTTCCAAACTGTTCTGCAAGTTCGAGTCCGGCTGTTTTCTTTCCCTCAACCAGAAATGGATTGACGCCGCTGCTGCGATTATACCAACTGAACTCTCTACACGCTTGTGTGCAGAGATCAAATGCTTGCTCGTACGTTCCCAGCACCTTCAGAACGGTTGCGCCAAAGATCAGAAGCTGCGTTACTTTCGGCTCGGGGGCCCGCTGCGGGACGAAAATGTAGCTCTGCAATCCGACTGCGGCCGAGAGTCCGGCAAGGGATGATGCTGCATTGCCCGTTGATGCACACGCGATAGTCGTGAATCCAAATTCCATCGCTTTCATCACCCCGACAGCGCTTGCCCGATCTTTGAACGAGTTGGTTGGATTTCTGCCATCATCTTTCAAGTACAACTTCGAGATGCCGACTGCTTGTGCGAGTCGCGGTACATCGTAGATTGGAGTCCAGCCGATATGCAAAGGCGGAAGAGGAAGGTCGGGCGCAACGGGAAGAAAGTCACGGTAGCGCCAGATGTCATACTGTGATGCGTGTTTCCCGGTTTGCGTGAACCGGCCCGCGAGACGATCGAAATTGTACTCAACATCGAGAATGCCTTGCTCGCCGCAATGCGGGCATGTGAGTATGTTCTTGCGGGGGTAAGTCGCGCCGCACACAAGACACCTGAGTCCAGTTACGAGGGTGGCCATGAGGAGTTCTATCAGTGAGTCACATGATGATCCATTTACGTTGAGGTGCACACTGTATGCCAGCCGGAAGTGCCATTTCTGTAAGCATTTACAGATTAAATTACAGGGTGAGATGGTTCTATTCGAAAAAATGAGAGAAAGTCGCAGGATTGGGAACGTTGTGCCGAAATGCAACTCTCCCGACACATATTGTCCGACCGACAATGCAGACGACTGATCTTAACATCACTTCTGGTGTGAACGAATGTAGGAAGGCCGCCCTGTGCTTCGTTGACTTTCAGACCATGTTTTGGTAACTTTGTGCGTGTTTTCCCCTCATTTCCCTAAGGAATTCGCCTGTTGATCACGAAATACGGCTATGATGTCTTTTTCACCATTACCGCAGTTGTCATCATCGGCTGTTTGTTGAGTTGGTATTTGATTGAACTGAAACCACTTCGGTTCGGGCTTATTGGCATCCTGCTCGCCTTTTTTCTTTTCACCCTGAATTTCTTCCGAGACCCTGACCGAACAACTCCTCAGGGCGAAGACCTTATCATCTCTCCGGCTGACGGCAAGGTCGTTGTAGTGAAGGAAGTCTTTGAAGATGAGTTCCTGAAGAGCGAGGCTATTCAGATTTCCATTTTCATGTCGCCTCTCAACGTTCACGTCAACCGCTATCCGATCAACGGAAAGGTTGCCTACTTCAAGCACATCCCCGGCGAATATCTTGTTGCGTACGAAGAAAAGTCATCTCTCAGAAACGAACGGACGCATATCGGAGTCGAGAACGGGGGCCTCAAAGTATTCTTCAAACAAATTGCCGGATTTGTGGCGCGACGCATCGTGGCTCCGATTCAAGTCGGCGATGAAGCCATTGCGGGGGAACGCTTCGGCATGATCAAGTTCGGTTCGCGTGTGGATGTCTTTGTTCCGAAAAGTTCGGAAATCAAGGTGAAGGTGGGCGACACAACCGCCGCCGGCGAAACGGTGATTGCAGTGGTTTCCTAACTAACGGATCATGATAGCATGAGAATTACACGCGCTGTTGTTCCGAGTCTGTTCACCGTCCTCAATATGTTTTGCGGATTCAATTCCATTCTCTATGCGGCACGAGAAGAATTCGTAGCGGCAGCTTGGCTGATTTTCCTTGCGGCGGCATTTGACTCGCTTGACGGCGTGATGGCCCGTCTTACAAAATCCTCATCCGAATTTGGTGTTGAAATCGATTCCCTTTCCGACGTGATTTCTTTCGGAGCTGCGCCGGCATTTCTCGTCTATAACATGTCGTTGTACACAATGGAGACGGCGGGTATTCTCATCAGTTCACTGCTGATGGTATTCGGCGGTCTGCGGCTTGCGCGATTCAATACACAGCTTGTCGGGTTCGACAAGGATCATTTTGTGGGATTGCCGATTCCCGCAAGCGGACTTACCGTGGCGGCGTTCGTCATCAATTATTGGAGCCCGATTTCGGGTCTCGACCCGACGGCGGCGAAGTTTCTGCCATGGATCTGTGTGATTCTTGCGCTTCTCATGGTCAGCAAAGTCAAGTACGATACGCTGCCGAAGATCTCTGCCCGGGCAATCAAGAAAGAACCCTGGAAATTTGTGTTCGCCGTTTTGGCCATTATCGTCATTGCAATAACAGGTGGCACGGCTATTCTTCCGTTATTCGGCTTGTTTATTCTCCTCGGTATCATCCGGTATCTTTTTACGACACTCAAACATCTGATGCGTCACGAAGAGAAACTCGATGACGAAGACGCCATTGAACCCACGAACGCGGATATCTGAACATGTACAATGCGAGAGTTCGAATAACGTTGCGCAAATCAATCCTCGACCCGCAAGGGAAAGCTGTCGAGCACGCCATCGGCACTCTTAATACCGGCACAATTCATAATGTTCGCGTCGGCAAGTTCATCGAAATGAAGGTGGATGCACCTGATGAAGCGGCTGCCCGCTCGGCAACAGAAGAAGTCTGCAAGAAACTGTTGGCAAATCCTGTGATGGAAGATTATCATATCGAGCTCGAAAAGGCATGAGCAGCAAAGTGAAGTTCGGCATCGTCGTGTTTCCGGGTTCCAACTGTGATCACGACGCATATCACGTGTCCAAGCACGTGATGCAGCAGAATGCCGAGTTTCTCTGGCACAAGGAAGCGGATTTGAAAGGAGTGGATGTTGTTATTCTGCCGGGAGGGTTTTCGTACGGTGACTATCTGCGTTGCGGCGCGATTGCCCGGTTCTCCCCTGTGATGAAGGAAGTCGTCCGGTTTGCGGAGCGGGGTGG
It contains:
- the thrC gene encoding threonine synthase, whose product is MATLVTGLRCLVCGATYPRKNILTCPHCGEQGILDVEYNFDRLAGRFTQTGKHASQYDIWRYRDFLPVAPDLPLPPLHIGWTPIYDVPRLAQAVGISKLYLKDDGRNPTNSFKDRASAVGVMKAMEFGFTTIACASTGNAASSLAGLSAAVGLQSYIFVPQRAPEPKVTQLLIFGATVLKVLGTYEQAFDLCTQACREFSWYNRSSGVNPFLVEGKKTAGLELAEQFGNNMPHWVVVSVGDGCTIGGIGKGLQEMKQLGIIDRVPRLLGVQAEGAKPVLEAFRSGKELAPTGTDTVADSIAVGTPRNWRRAIRQIKASHGDMISVSDEEILDAMRITARLGGVFGEPAGVAGVAGLKKAISTGIVKPAESAVAVITGNGLKDIHSAKKAAGQAIVVEPELEALQKVLRK
- a CDS encoding phosphatidylserine decarboxylase family protein encodes the protein MITKYGYDVFFTITAVVIIGCLLSWYLIELKPLRFGLIGILLAFFLFTLNFFRDPDRTTPQGEDLIISPADGKVVVVKEVFEDEFLKSEAIQISIFMSPLNVHVNRYPINGKVAYFKHIPGEYLVAYEEKSSLRNERTHIGVENGGLKVFFKQIAGFVARRIVAPIQVGDEAIAGERFGMIKFGSRVDVFVPKSSEIKVKVGDTTAAGETVIAVVS
- the ssnA gene encoding putative aminohydrolase SsnA is translated as MLLKNGIALILSPSRIERVDLRVLDGSIVAKANILRPLKGEEIVDLSGKFIMPGMVNAHTHLYSALARGMSAPRQSPKNFLDILRKIWWKLDESLDEESIYYSALVGSIEAIKHGTTTLIDHHASPNEIVGSLDVIKKAMSETGLRGVLCYETTDRGGRRRRDAGLDENERFASENLHNPMVRGTIGAHASFTLNDDTMQALGHLSRMYECGVHIHVAEDKADVRDSVKQRGANLVRRLEKSGILSHKSILAHGVHLAKSELGRVEASGAWLVHNPRSNMNNAVGHAPLQWFSASSALGTDGFPADMFEECKLGFFRNQESDHRVAFARLPDMLQAGQRLAGSFFQQEFGTLAVGSAADLIVLDYSPPTPLTKTNLIGHFLFGMNSGMVAHTMVHGKWRMFNRQSVGTNEAAITGEAAKVAARLWKRVMKR
- a CDS encoding xanthine dehydrogenase family protein, with translation MEKEHNIVGTQQRRVDAWGKVTGRAKFAEDYNVAHQLYGKVLRAKYPHANILRIDTTKAEQLPGVEAVLTAKDIPGSKVFGIVVKNQAILAEERVRYLGDGVALVAAVSKEIAEEAIALIDVDYEPLPVLSDPEAAMQPDSPGIHDDSPEYEFSNTFVHHKVRKGDTEKGFAEADFIIERKFKTQFIEHSYLEPEAVLAEPSEHGGVRITGSIQNLFSSRRSVAAAMNLDLNKVQLIQATLGGSFGGKDEVMTAMSCRAALLALKTGRPVKMMNSREESMLESYKRHLYIMYYKWGAKKDGSITAMEQRCIADGGAYASMSPFVTWRSVVQATGPYYCGNVKTDVYAVYTNNNYTGAMRGFGSPQINFAIESMMDELAEKVGKNPLEIRLQNGFAEGAVTATGQKLEHNVSLKEALTKAADTSDFQRKWNEFRHQHSSPTKKGIGLACSYRGVSLGAEGTDAAGTIVSVQTDGSVIVSSGITDMGQGAQSSMSHIVAEVLGITLDRIQFLNTNTSRVPDSGPTVASRGTIMGGSAAKRAAEIVRATLLDVGAKMTRIPADELDLRENYLVHTLCGTPVPPGVESGDSTNKRCQRLASFTELAAETFKRGKPMFGFGWFKSPKTSWDEQKGQGEAYFTYVYGCNV
- the purS gene encoding phosphoribosylformylglycinamidine synthase subunit PurS — translated: MYNARVRITLRKSILDPQGKAVEHAIGTLNTGTIHNVRVGKFIEMKVDAPDEAAARSATEEVCKKLLANPVMEDYHIELEKA
- the pssA gene encoding CDP-diacylglycerol--serine O-phosphatidyltransferase; protein product: MRITRAVVPSLFTVLNMFCGFNSILYAAREEFVAAAWLIFLAAAFDSLDGVMARLTKSSSEFGVEIDSLSDVISFGAAPAFLVYNMSLYTMETAGILISSLLMVFGGLRLARFNTQLVGFDKDHFVGLPIPASGLTVAAFVINYWSPISGLDPTAAKFLPWICVILALLMVSKVKYDTLPKISARAIKKEPWKFVFAVLAIIVIAITGGTAILPLFGLFILLGIIRYLFTTLKHLMRHEEKLDDEDAIEPTNADI